One segment of Triticum aestivum cultivar Chinese Spring chromosome 2A, IWGSC CS RefSeq v2.1, whole genome shotgun sequence DNA contains the following:
- the LOC123190060 gene encoding cyclin-B2-1: MERAGENRRPVVGKPVPSVREMGNRRPLKELNNLAGAHPYPRAIAKKPMLEKSGRDEKKPALVSHRPMTRKVALLLENKEQLVHPATAADAAKPGVDPQDEPIPDDTDEEIESAEDDTDMDEEEQEDIVDDVSLMDIDSVDSGNPLAATEYVEEIYRFYRENEKMSCVRPDYMSSQEDINEKMRAILIDWLIEVHYKFELMDETLFLTVNIIDRYLEKQVVPRKKLQLVGVTAMLLACKYEEVSVPVVEDLVLISDRAYTKGQILEMEKSVLNTLEYNMSVPTPYVFMRRFLKAADSDKQLQLVSFFMLELCLVEYQMLKYCPSLLAAAAVYTAQCAINRCWQWTKICETHSRYTRDQLIECSKMMVQFHQKAAGGKLTGVHRKYSTFKFGCVTKVEPAHFLLGG; this comes from the exons atggagaGGGCCGGGGAGAACCGGAGGCCGGTGGTGGGCAAGCCCGTGCCCAGCGTCCGAG AGATGGGGAATCGGAGGCCGCTCAAGGAACTCAACAACCTCGCGGGGGCTCACCCGTACCCCCGCGCCATCGCCAAGAAGCCGATGCTAGA gAAGAGTGGGAGGGATGAGAAGAAGCCAGCATTGGTGAGCCATCGTCCTATGACGAG GAAAGTCGCCCTCTTATTGGAGAACAAAGAACAACTTGTCCATCCGGCCACCGCAGCTGATGCGGCAAAACCCGGAGTTGATCCCCAGGATGAGCCCATCcccgatgacactgatgaagagatcGAGTCGGCCGAGGACGATACTGACATG GATGAGGAAGAACAGGAGGATATTGTGGATGATGTATCCCTCATGGACATCGACAGCGTCGACTCCGGGAATCCGCTGGCCGCAACTGAGTACGTCGAAGAGATTTACAGGTTCTACAGAGAAAATGAG AAAATGAGCTGTGTGCGTCCTGATTACATGTCCAGTCAAGAAGACATAAATGAAAAGATGAGAGCTATTCTGATAGATTGGCTCATTGAG GTTCATTACAAGTTTGAGTTGATGGATGAGACACTCTTTCTTACCGTGAACATAATAGACAGATACTTGGAAAAACAAGTGGTGCCAAGGAAGAAGTTGCAGTTAGTTGGAGTGACAGCTATGCTTCTTGCTTGTAAATATGAGGAAGTCTCAGTTCCAGTTGTTGAAGATTTAGTGCTCATTTCTGACCGGGCTTACACTAAAGGACAGATTCTTGAAATG GAAAAGTCGGTCCTAAACACTCTGGAGTACAACATGTCTGTACCAACGCCATATGTTTTTATGAGAAGGTTCCTGAAGGCAGCTGATTCTGACAAGCAG CTGCAGCTAGTTTCTTTCTTCATGCTTGAGCTCTGCCTGGTTGAATACCAAATGCTCAAGTACTGCCCTTCGCTGCTTGCTGCCGCTGCAGTTTACACTGCACAGTGTGCTATCAATCGCTGCTGGCAGTGGACAAAGATCTGCGAGACACATAGCAGATACACTAGAGATCAGCTCAT TGAGTGCTCCAAAATGATGGTACAATTCCACCAGAAGGCAGCAGGGGGCAAGCTTACAGGCGTTCACAGGAAATACAGTACATTCAAGTTTGGTTGTGTGACGAAAGTGGAGCCTGCGCACTTCTTGCTGGGGGGATGA
- the LOC123190061 gene encoding protein LAZ1 yields the protein MRVKLELLMPLMAQYKTPAWATLVAGFFVLLALSLSMYLIFEHLSAYNNPEEQKFVLGVILMVPCYAIESYVSLVDPNITVYCGILREGYEALAMYCFGRYITACLGGEEKTIAFLKREGGSDSRQPLLHHASEKGIIHHHFPVNYILKPWRMGTRFYQIIKFGIFQYVIIKTLTASLSLFLEAFGVYCEGEFNLRCGYPYFAAILNFSQFWALYCLVEWYTATKDELAHIKPLAKFLSFKSIVFLTWWQGVVIAIMYSLGLLRSPLAQSLQLKSSIQDFIICIEMGIASAVHLYVFPAKPYELLVNQSPGNISVLGDYASSDPIDPEEVKESNRPSKMKLPQFEPDERSATNIKESVRDFVVGSGEYVIQDFKFTVNQAVRPVEKRFDKLLKKKDKYKNTQDDNWVSAASPERPVRGIDDPLLSGSTSDSGVLKGKKQRRVVSTVATADSWGGGDKTPDGYEIRGRRWAVKN from the exons ATGAGGGTCAAGCTTGAGCTCCTCATGCCCCTGATGGCGCAATACAAAACACCCGCATGGGCCACATTGGTCGCCGGGTTCTTTGTGCTGCTTGCCCTTTCCCTCTCCATGTACCTGATATTTGAGCATCTATCGGCATACAACAACCCAGAG GAACAGAAATTTGTTCTGGGTGTTATTTTGATGGTCCCTTGCTATGCAATTGAGTCG TATGTTTCTTTGGTAGATCCAAATATCACTGTTTACTGTGGCATCTTGCGCGAGGGTTACGAAGCATTAGCTATGTACTGCTTTGGAAGATATATCACTGCATGTTTAG GTGGGGAAGAAAAAACGATAGCCTTTTTGAAGAGGGAAGGCGGCTCAGATTCTAGGCAACCCCTTTTGCATCATGCTTCCGAGAAAGGAATTATACACCATCATTTTCCCGTGAATTATATTTTGAAACCCTGGCGAATGGGGACGCGATTTTACCAGATTATCAAATTTGGAATCTTCCAATAT GTGATTATAAAGACACTCACAGCTAGCTTATCTCTTTTTCTAGAAGCTTTTGGTGTATATTGTGAAGGTGAATTCAATTTACGATGTGG ATACCCTTATTTTGCTGCAATCCTGAATTTCAGTCAATTTTGGGCCCTATACTGTTTAGTAGAATGGTACACAGCTACCAAGGACGAATTGGCACATATAAAACCTCTGGCTAAGTTTCTTTCGTTCAAGTCAATAGTATTCTTGACTTGGTGGCAAGGGGTGGTGATTGCAATAATGTATTCTTTGGGCCTGCTTAGAAGTCCTTTAGCCCAGAGCTTGCAGTTAAAATCAAGTATTCAAGATTTTATTATCTGCATAGAG ATGGGCATTGCGTCAGCTGTTCACCTCTATGTGTTCCCTGCTAAACCCTATGAGCTCTTAGTTAACCAGTCACCTGGAAACATTTCAGTCCTTGGAGATTACGCATCCTCTGACCCTATAGATCCTGAAGAAGTCAAGGAGAGTAACCGGCCGAGCAAAATGAAGCTTCCACAGTTCGAACCGGATGAGAGAAGTGCAACAAACATAAAAGAGAGTGTTCGCGACTTTGTGGTTGGCAGTGGGGAATAT GTGATCCAGGATTTTAAGTTTACTGTTAACCAAGCAGTGCGGCCGGTGGAGAAGCGGTTTGATAAACTGCTGAAAAAGAAAGACAAGTATAAGAACACCCAGGATGACAACTGGGTGAGTGCAGCATCGCCAGAGAGACCGGTTCGTGGCATCGATGATCCGCTATTAAGCGGGAGCACAAGTGACAGCGGGGTCTTGAAGGGCAAAAAGCAACGTAGAGTTGTCAGCACAGTTGCTACCGCGGATAGTTGGGGAGGTGGTGATAAGACGCCTGATGGCTACGAGATAAGGGGCCGCCGCTGGGCAGTGAAGAATTGA